Proteins from one Fragaria vesca subsp. vesca linkage group LG6, FraVesHawaii_1.0, whole genome shotgun sequence genomic window:
- the LOC101304212 gene encoding mitogen-activated protein kinase kinase kinase 2-like, whose amino-acid sequence MEILEKKRKRIYAEGPDFGNAKRWVRQRFLGAGQFGTVFLACPAKPGSKMPPVMAVKSARLSESADLVKESRLLKKFKNCPFIIDTYGSDVTKDLEGEEELFNVLLEFAQRGTLEDWIQKLKNLGLHEAHVRRYTQSLLKGLKYMHGKGFVHCDIKPANVLLVREGPDDTGFGSYVAKIGDLGLAKKADKYNLMKRSDYINGTELYMSPEVSLDNVQEPPADIWALGCTVLQTLTGMEYWDVSTNCKEGCGVRIDAPVIPERLSNEAKDFLGKCFILNPLERYTAEMLLKHPFVCNSLPIWTVSRDQLVPRRRVCQEPAAIPLVGAVV is encoded by the coding sequence TTTCGGCAACGCCAAAAGATGGGTCCGGCAACGCTTCCTCGGCGCAGGACAATTCGGGACAGTTTTCTTGGCTTGTCCGGCGAAACCAGGTTCCAAAATGCCGCCGGTTATGGCCGTGAAGTCGGCGAGGCTCTCGGAATCTGCCGACTTGGTTAAAGAAAGTCGACTTCTCAAGAAGTTCAAGAACTGCCCGTTTATCATCGACACTTACGGCAGCGACGTGACTAAAGATCTTGAAGGTGAAGAGGAGTTGTTCAACGTTCTACTAGAGTTTGCACAAAGAGGAACCCTAGAGGATTGGATTCAGAAACTCAAGAACTTGGGGCTGCATGAGGCACACGTAAGGAGGTATACGCAGTCACTCTTGAAGGGCCTCAAGTACATGCATGGCAAGGGTTTTGTTCACTGTGACATTAAGCCTGCCAATGTGTTGCTAGTGCGTGAAGGTCCTGACGATACCGGGTTTGGTTCTTACGTGGCGAAGATCGGGGATCTAGGGCTGGCAAAGAAGGCTGACAAGTACAATCTGATGAAGCGTTCTGATTATATAAATGGCACTGAATTGTATATGTCTCCAGAAGTGTCACTTGACAACGTTCAGGAGCCTCCGGCAGATATTTGGGCATTAGGCTGCACTGTTCTGCAGACCTTGACAGGGATGGAGTACTGGGATGTGAGCACTAACTGTAAAGAGGGCTGCGGGGTTCGGATTGATGCTCCGGTCATCCCGGAAAGGCTAAGCAACGAGGCAAAGGATTTCTTGGGGAAGTGCTTCATATTGAACCCTTTGGAGAGGTACACGGCTGAGATGCTTTTGAAGCACCCTTTTGTGTGCAACAGTTTGCCAATTTGGACAGTCTCTCGTGATCAATTGGTTCCAAGAAGACGAGTGTGCCAAGAACCAGCTGCAATTCCTCTGGTGGGTGCAGTAGTGTAA
- the LOC101310139 gene encoding reticulon-like protein B22-like, which translates to MKETMEYRSEIGKPVIVLICGSLVYYHCAHRNSSLVSLVSDVLIVLLCSLAILGLLFRQMNISVPVDPLEWQISQDTANSIVAGIANTVGAAESVLRVAATGHDKRLFFKVVVSLYVLSALGRLVSGLTVAYAGLCLFCIYMFAESSPSISSCLSRFLGRNNGLTAEDTEEQEDTM; encoded by the exons ATGAAAGAAACGATGGAGTACCGGTCGGAAATTGGAAAGCCGGTGATAGTTCTGATATGCGGGTCCTTAGTGTACTACCACTGCGCCCATCGCAACTCCAGCCTCGTCTCTCTCGTCTCCGATGTCCTCATCGTCCTCCTCTGCTCTCTCGCCATTCTCGGCCTCCTCTTCCGCCAGATGAACATCTC GGTACCTGTGGATCCACTGGAGTGGCAGATTTCGCAGGACACTGCAAATAGCATTGTCGCAGGGATAGCTAATACTGTAGGAGCAGCGGAGTCTGTGTTGAGGGTTGCGGCCACAGGGCATGACAAGAGGTTGTTTTTCAAG GTAGTGGTTAGTCTTTACGTGCTATCAGCTTTGGGACGGTTGGTTTCAGGTCTTACAGTTGCCTATGCTG GATTATGCTTATTTTGCATTTATATGTTTGCGGAGAGCAGTCCGTCTATCAGTTCATGTTTGTCTCGTTTTCTGGGGAGAAACAATGGCCTTACAGCGGAAGATACAGAAGAGCAGGAAGACACTATGTAG
- the LOC101310431 gene encoding pumilio homolog 5-like has product MATESLMRMVENRKGEKWHSSMDTATFGSPLRSTAAEELGFLSKMHRSQRDRAEAIPNRSGSAPPSMEGSFYAIGNLLSQQNSNVQTRPPPRNVGGSSIDWRLTSLDDSGNGSFHLSQGSLSTHKEELDEASSSRQASDNLADNSGSAVAVKNTHSLASHNKSLLDRIQEDFPRTPSPVYNHSVSSSIATDELVDSDVHSFSPNASSPNMPQLQVSNPGSTNIYPETSSLTTTSPNETGNLHDDESSIEDSGEGSNRSIGGAHGLDLSPTRSGNRASNIDINNNKQHEKNSYGMGVLQHHLSTQQGMLYQLQAVQDQVVSQGMNHWQSRMDPHGYPKFSSIELQPSLQSPGFTPPLYATTAGYMTSGNAFYPNFQPSSVYPAQYGVSGYAVGSTMIPPYMAAYPSHGSFPPPFDATLGQSLHGRAAGVSTGERSPHEGDLHQLSKFYGQHGPMLQPSFLDPLSMQYYSRPLDDSYSASSRYGLLSPRGIIGGQLYQQQSNVTAYAGDQNFLSPTNGSLSIPSPRKMVVNGSGYYGSPSSMGGMTFPASPLGSPVPPSSPAGRTHHHGRQNESRYPQGSIRNGGLYSGWQGQRSFNNFEDSKRHSFLEELKSSNAHKFELSDIAGRIAEFSVDQHGSRFIQQKLEHCSDEDKASVFKEVLPTASRLMTDVFGNYVIQKFFEYGTPEQKKELADQLSGQMLPLSLQMYGCRVIQKALEVIEVDQKTKLVHELDGQVMKCVRDQNGNHVIQKCIECIPTEKIEFIISSFQGEVATLSTHPYGCRVIQRVLERCSDELQGQCVVDEILESAYVLAQNQYGNYVTQHVLERGKPYERSQIISKLIGKIVQLSQHKYASNVIEKCLEHGDVAERKIMIDEIIGQLEENDNLLPMMKDQFANYVIQKVLETSNEKQRKILLSLIRVHLDALKKYTYGKHIVVRFEQLSVEDSQKSVADEA; this is encoded by the exons ATGGCAACGGAGAGTCTAATGAGAATGGTGGAAAACCGTAAAGGTGAAAAGTGGCATTCTTCGATGGATACTGCAACATTTGGATCTCCATTGAGAAGTACGGCAGCAGAAGAATTGGGCTTCCTCTCGAAGATGCATAGAAGTCAGAGAGATAGAGCTGAAGCCATACCTAATCGAAGTGGCAGTGCTCCTCCAAGTATGGAGGGTTCCTTTTATGCTATTGGGAACCTTTTAAGTCAACAGAACTCCAATGTGCAAACAAG GCCTCCTCCACGCAATGTTGGTGGTTCCAGCATCGATTGGAGATTGACTTCTTTAGACGACAGTGGCAACGGATCCTTCCATCTTTCTCAAGGTTCTCTTTCCACTCACAAGGAGGAGCTTGATGAGGCTAGTTCATCCAGGCAAGCTTCAGATAATTTGGCAGACAATAGTGGTTCAGCAGTGGCAGTGAAGAACACTCATTCTTTGGCTAGTCATAATAAGAGTTTACTGGATCGCATACAG GAAGACTTCCCCCGAACTCCATCTCCTGTGTATAATCATTCTGTCTCATCAAGTATTGCAACAGATGAACTGGTTGATAGTGATGTACATTCATTTTCACCCAATGCTTCTTCTCCTAATATGCCACAATTACAAGTCTCTAATCCAGGCTCTACCAACATATATCCGGAGACAAGTTCCTTGACTACCACTTCTCCCAATGAGACAGGGAACTTGCATGATGATGAATCAAGTATTGAGGATTCAGGGGAGGGGAGTAATAGATCCATCGGTGGAGCCCATGGGTTAGATCTTTCCCCAACCAGGTCCGGAAATAGAGCATCTAATATTGATATAAACAATAACAAACAACATGAGAAAAATTCTTATGGGATGGGTGTGCTGCAACACCATTTGTCTACACAACAAGGCATGCTGTATCAACTTCAGGCTGTTCAGGACCAAGTAGTTTCACAAGGTATGAATCATTGGCAAAGTAGAATGGATCCCCATGGCTATCCAAAGTTTTCTTCTATTGAGTTACAGCCATCATTGCAATCGCCTGGATTCACACCTCCCTTGTATGCTACAACAGCAGGGTATATGACTTCAGGAAATGCTTTCTACCCCAATTTTCAGCCGTCCAGTGTATATCCTGCACAATATGGTGTCAGTGGATATGCTGTGGGTTCTACAATGATTCCCCCATACATGGCTGCGTACCCTTCTCATGGTTCCTTTCCTCCGCCTTTTGATGCTACTTTGGGTCAAAGCTTACATGGTCGAGCTGCAGGTGTTTCAACAGGGGAGAGAAGTCCCCATGAAGGTGATTTGCATCAGCTAAGCAAGTTTTATGGGCAACATGGGCCAATGCTCCAGCCATCTTTTCTTGATCCCTTAAGTATGCAATACTATTCACGTCCCTTGGATGATTCATATAGTGCTTCAAGTCGGTATGGTCTTTTAAGTCCAAGGGGTATTATTGGAGGCCAGCTTTACCAACAACAATCAAATGTTACTGCATATGCAGGTGACCAGAATTTTCTGTCTCCAACTAATGGGTCTTTGAGCATTCCAAGTCCAAGAAAAATGGTAGTCAATGGTAGTGGTTATTATGGTAGTCCTTCTAGCATGGGTGGCATGACATTTCCAGCCTCACCTCTTGGTAGTCCTGTGCCACCATCATCTCCAGCAGGCAGAACACATCACCATGGTCGGCAAAATGAATCGAGGTATCCTCAAGGATCGATTAGGAATGGTGGACTATATTCTGGGTGGCAAGGACAGAGAAGCTTTAATAACTTTGAGGACTCTAAAAGGCACTCCTTTCTTGAAGAACTGAAATCCAGTAATGCCCATAAATTTGAACTCTCTGATATAGCAGGGCGCATTGCTGAATTCAG TGTGGATCAACACGGGAGTAGATTTATTCAGCAAAAGCTCGAACACTGCAGTGACGAAGACAAGGCATCTGTATTTAAAGAGGTTCTTCCAACTGCTTCAAGATTAATGACTGATGTATTTGGGAATTATGTTATTCAAAAG TTTTTTGAGTATGGGACTCCTGAGCAGAAAAAGGAGCTTGCAGATCAACTCAGTGGACAGATGTTGCCTTTAAGTTTGCAGATGTATGGTTGTCGTGTGATCCAGAAG GCTCTTGAAGTGATTGAGGTTGACCAGAAAACAAAACTTGTGCATGAGCTTGATGGACAAGTTATGAAATGCGTACGTGATCAGAATGGAAATCATGTGATACAGAAGTGTATAGAATGCATTCCTACAGAGAAAATTGAATTCATCATATCTTCTTTCCAAGGCGAAGTTGCCACACTTTCTACTCATCCATATGGTTGCCGTGTCATACAG AGAGTTTTGGAGCGCTGTTCAGATGAGCTTCAAGGTCAATGTGTTGTAGATGAGATCTTGGAATCTGCTTATGTTCTTGCTCAAAACCAGTATGGCAATTATGTCACACAG CATGTTCTGGAAAGGGGAAAACCCTATGAAAGAAGCCAAATTATCAGCAAGTTGATTGGGAAAATTGTGCAATTGAGTCAGCATAAATATGCATCAAATGTTATTGAAAAGTGTTTAGAGCATGGTGATGTTGCTGAGCGAAAGATTATGATTGACGAAATCATTGGACAGTTGGAGGAAAATGATAACCTATTG CCAATGATGAAGGACCAATTTGCAAATTATGTGATCCAGAAGGTTCTTGAGACAAGCAACGAGAAGCAGCGGAAGATACTTCTGAGTCTAATAAGAGTTCATCTTGACGCTCTTAAAAAATATACCTATGGAAAACACATAGTTGTTCGATTTGAACAACTATCTGTTGAAG ATAGTCAAAAATCGGTAGCTGACGAGGCATAG
- the LOC101304501 gene encoding uncharacterized protein LOC101304501, protein MSTRKIISRVTNNFSRELPEDIMLLILRRLYSSDYFRCRAASRSWLATIDRAIASKTSLPSPQLPCLMFRSGAEEEDHCFLSLSENHKVYKYSSPAYDMKNLECVGSTEGWLIMVDHGGTSVANFCLNLISGARVMLPPQTTIPCIGDDNKQASFVSRVITSSAPTNPNSCLVAAVHSHCRGLAFCRPSDKSWTLITVVGYRDIIVHDIEIIDGNLYNCGFG, encoded by the coding sequence ATGTCCACTCGAAAGATAATTAGCAGGGTGACAAACAATTTCTCTCGAGAACTCCCGGAAGATATTATGCTATTGATTCTACGACGACTCTACTCATCTGATTACTTCCGGTGTCGTGCAGCAAGTCGATCTTGGCTAGCAACCATTGATAGGGCAATTGCCAGCAAGACTTCTCTTCCTTCTCCTCAACTTCCATGCCTTATGTTTCGTTCTGGTGCCGAGGAAGAAGATCATTGCTTTCTGAGTCTAAGCGAGAACCACAAAGTTTACAAATATTCGAGTCCCGCTTATGATATGAAGAACCTGGAATGTGTTGGATCAACCGAGGGGTGGTTGATCATGGTCGACCATGGTGGTACTAGTGTTGCCAACTTTTGCTTGAATCTAATATCAGGTGCGAGAGTCATGCTTCCACCACAAACCACCATTCCATGCATCGGCGACGACAACAAACAAGCTTCCTTCGTCAGTAGAGTGATAACTTCTTCAGCTCCGACAAACCCTAACTCATGCCTTGTGGCTGCAGTTCACTCACATTGTCGTGGTTTGGCTTTCTGTAGACCTAGTGACAAATCATGGACCCTCATTACGGTTGTTGGGTATAGAGATATTATTGTTCATGATATAGAAATAATTGATGGGAATTTATATAACTGCGGATTCGGATAA
- the LOC101310719 gene encoding uncharacterized protein LOC101310719, with product MDFFKVRKFRKAHKPDPENELEDNPVPVPEEPKENGGDGKGKAVNVDPIAEADDDDDDFITEEVKRRLKELRRNSFMVLIPEEESCAEEEEEEEQGETSSNEWRDVEAEGRQWWCGFGAVYDKYCERMLFFERMSTQQVKEIGIQTPTTPSPRSASKKLSSPFRCLSLKKIEEPNDETEHLQQPEIDPYHDIETSYVGQVCLSWEALHCQYTQLNQLISCQPENPTSYNHSAQQFQQFQVLLQRFIENEPFEEGLRPEIYARTQRILPQLLRVPNIQGKDEEEADSMILAPDLIKIIETSILTFLLFLKMDKKKTSAGLSLFGNQNHATPLQQIQTSLDKKSMKLKELRKKRKSWKKSWPQAQEDVQLLFSLVDVKVLSRVLRMGRISKEQLFWCEEKMKKLDLVDGKLWRDPSPTLFPC from the exons ATGGATTTCTTCAAAGTTAGAAAGTTTAGGAAGGCTCACAAACCAGACCCAGAAAATGAGTTAGAGGACAATCCTGTGCCTGTGCCAGAGGAACCGAAGGAGAATGGTGGTGATGGAAAGGGCAAGGCAGTCAATGTTGATCCTATAGCGGAAGCTGATGACGACGACGATGATTTTATAACAGAGGAAGTCAAGAGGAGATTAAAAGAATTGCGAAGGAATAGCTTTATGGTGCTGATTCCGGAAGAAGAGTCATGTGCTGAAGAGGAGGAAGAGGAAGAGCAGGGAGAGACGAGCTCCAATGAGTGGAGAGATGTAGAAGCAGAAGGTCGGCAATGGTGGTGTGGCTTTGGTGCTGTATATGACAAGTACTGTGAGAGGATGTTGTTCTTTGAACGGATGAGCACACAACAGGTTAAGGAAATTG GCATCCAAACCCCTACAACTCCATCACCAAGGTCTGCATCTAAGAAGCTTTCCTCCCCTTTTCGCTGTCTTTCTCTGAAGAAAATTGAAGAACCTAATGACGAGACTGAGCATCTTCAGCAGCCAGAGATCGACCCTTATCATGATATTGAGACATCATACGTAGGTCAAGTTTGCTTGTCTTGGGAGGCACTGCATTGTCAATACACACAACTGAATCAGCTAATCTCATGCCAACCTGAAAATCCCACCTCCTACAACCACAGTGCTCAACAGTTCCAACAATTCCAGGTTTTATTACAAAGGTTTATTGAAAATGAACCTTTTGAAGAGGGTCTCAGGCCAGAAATTTATGCTCGCACGCAGAGAATTCTGCCTCAACTTCTCCGGGTCCCTAACATACAAG GGAAAGATGAAGAAGAGGCAGATTCCATGATTCTTGCCCCTGATCTGATCAAGATTATTGAAACCTCAATCCTCACATTTTTACTTTTCCTGAAGATGGATAAGAAAAAAACAAGTGCTGGTCTCAGCTTATTTGGAAATCAAAACCATGCTACCCCACTTCAGCAGATTCAAACTTCACTGGATAAG AAATCGATGAAATTAAAGGAACTTCGTAAGAAGAGGAAAAGTTGGAAGAAGTCATGGCCGCAAGCACAAGAAGATGTTCAGCTGTTGTTTAGCCTTGTTGATGTAAAGGTTTTGTCAAGGGTACTCCGGATGGGAAGAATTAGTAAAGAGCAGCTATTTTGGTGTGAGGAGAAGATGAAAAAGCTAGATTTGGTGGATGGCAAGTTGTGGAGAGACCCCTCTCCCACCCTTTTCCCTTGTTAA
- the LOC101311014 gene encoding uncharacterized protein LOC101311014: MENSKENDTLASCDSSFGKLPDHLLIEIFIRVPVSEWVQICCVRKQWANLFRGECLWQAALSMTFPLASKAKSWPGPIPRGLSKRRFAALYVSQHIFALDGEMDEIVGHTYLFLKEQLELSSMPPPSGILHGTMIDQFIACGKSRDMAHELASQIWLAVLDNLEETEHTFQILKRLAQEGDVFLPYPYSRSIKVQWKVFEKLFTDFRDCLNYVDYYDVLACAKNKFQPIPSIWLGH, from the exons ATGGAAAATAGTAAAGAAAATGATACCTTAGCATCATGTGATAGTTCATTTGGAAAGCTTCCTGATCATCTCCTGATCGAAATCTTCATCCGGGTTCCCGTCTCAGAATGGGTACAAATATGCTGTGTAAGAAAACAGTGGGCCAATCTGTTTCGTGGAGAATGCTTGTGGCAAGCTGCTCTTTCTATGACATTTCCTTTGGCTAGCAAAGCTAAAAGTTGGCCCGGACCTATCCCTCGAGGTTTGAGCAAGAG GAGATTTGCTGCTTTATATGTCAGTCAGCACATTTTTGCTCTAGATGGTGAGATGGATGAGATAGTGGGGCATACTTATTTGTTTCTAAAAGAGCAGCTTGAGCTTTCATCTATGCCACCACCATCTGGTATTCTGCATGGAACCATGATAG ATCAGTTTATCGCTTGTGGTAAATCGAGAGATATGGCTCATGAGCTTGCTTCCCAGATATGGTTGGCTGTTCTCGACAATTTAGAGGAAACCGAGCACACTTTTCAAATACTTAAACGTCTTGCACAAGAGGGGGAT GTTTTTCTTCCATATCCATACTCAAGATCAATCAAAGTCCAATGGAAGGTGTTTGAAAAGCTTTTCACTGATTTTCGTGACTGCCTCAACTATGTGGATTACTATGATGTCTTGGCTTGTGCAAAGAACAAGTTTCAGCCAATACCATCCATTTGGTTAGGTCACTAG
- the LOC101304796 gene encoding uncharacterized protein LOC101304796 codes for MTTHSTLFHFHTSPSNPFSSSSSSSSTTNTPHLHLSCSFKPKPPKPSSSSSFSFTPTPIPARDRVIDFGKHKGKMLGTLPSTYLKWVSTNLRARDFEHWAHLADQVLNDAVYRDRIEWESAENALSGNRSNAGGVSELLAISDRFGWDNDDKVGWSKVNFELLGTSKGGRIPRRRNESVSEAGEESEREKKKKGSEGLGEKRRERRERRVRMQREEGGVGKEEEEKVGIVEKVGGSFGDGVRLERRSRKENGDEDNWVVDNSKKFPGRESLLRKAYSRRFL; via the coding sequence ATGACTACCCACAGCACTCTCTTCCACTTCCACACTTCACCTTCGAACCCCTTCTCCTCCTCCTCCTCCTCATCCTCCACCACCAACACACCACACCTCCACCTCTCCTGCTCCTTCAAACCCAAACCCCCAAAACCCTCCTCCTCCTCCTCATTCTCCTTCACCCCCACACCAATCCCCGCACGAGACAGAGTCATAGACTTCGGCAAACACAAGGGCAAAATGCTCGGGACGCTCCCCTCCACCTACCTCAAATGGGTCTCCACCAACCTCCGCGCCCGCGACTTCGAGCACTGGGCCCACCTCGCCGACCAGGTCCTAAACGACGCCGTTTACCGCGACCGCATCGAGTGGGAGTCCGCTGAGAACGCCCTCAGCGGTAACAGAAGCAACGCCGGCGGAGTCTCGGAGCTTCTTGCGATCAGCGACAGGTTCGGGTGGGACAACGACGACAAAGTTGGCTGGAGTAAAGTGAACTTCGAGCTCTTGGGGACTTCGAAAGGTGGGAGGATTCCGAGGAGGAGGAATGAGAGTGTGAGTGAAGCTGGAGAAGAGAGTGAGAGAGAGAAGAAGAAGAAGGGTAGTGAGGGCTTAGGGGAGAAGAGAAGGGAGAGGAGAGAGAGGAGGGTGAGGATGCAGAGAGAGGAAGGTGGTGTTGGGAAGGAGGAGGAGGAGAAGGTGGGGATTGTGGAGAAGGTTGGGGGTAGTTTTGGAGATGGAGTTAGATTAGAGAGGAGGAGCAGGAAGGAGAACGGTGATGAGGATAATTGGGTGGTGGATAATTCGAAAAAGTTTCCTGGACGCGAGTCTTTGTTGAGGAAAGCTTATAGTAGAAGGTTTTTGTAA
- the LOC101305097 gene encoding 1-acyl-sn-glycerol-3-phosphate acyltransferase 2-like, which produces MGEAAHKHGTRLALGDCTRNPVFTSGGPPSANRSSDSGGAALHLRPLYQSGSGDLLRLYLADLGECIHKILECIEQETSNLKGEECELVISNVRNDADPLLEQVLAQLYTYLGKLLDIGQSKGGVRMLLVPQRDKFYEMEDQWSGLLGSSLAVIKTSARYSLSALKDFPLPFWLSVVLERTGFTQGDLRAAQRLPVPSKVLSSDTKDLAYAVRRAYSAVPAIYVITVAIRKTSPPPTLESVIKGGPSVVHVYIKRHATKKWLQTDDAVEKLCREILAAKDASLDEHITEHRFGDKGLQAIGRPPKCFLVVISSILLWALKLNFVCRSTLLVSSAAFFTGRMLALFGRGVLLMLRCLMGAVIANITWSDHLKPICEVLIVEFFETLDILPYDVDWW; this is translated from the exons ATGGGTGAAGCAGCCCATAAACATGGAACCCG TTTGGCCCTTGGCGATTGCACTCGGAATCCTGTATTCACTAGTGGTGGTCCTCCATCCGCTAATCGTTCATCTGATTCCGGCGGTGCTGCTCTGCATCTCAGGCCTCTTTACCAATCTGGTTCAG GCGATTTGCTTCGTTTGTATTTGGCCGATCTCGGAGAATGCATACACAAG ATCCTAGAGTGCATAGAGCAGGAAACCAGTAACTTAAAGG GGGAAGAATGTGAACTTGTCATATCCAATGTTAGAAATGATGCCGATCCTCTTCTGGAACAGGTTCTTGCTCAG TTATATACTTATCTTGGAAAGCTACTGGATATAGGACAAAGCAAAGGTGGTGTGAGAATGCTTTTGGTGCCTCAGAGAGATAAATTTTACGAAATGGAAGATCAG TGGTCTGGTTTGCTTGGCAGTTCATTAGCTGTAATAAAGACATCAGCAAGATACAGTCTG TCAGCTCTGAAGGACTTCCCTCTGCCCTTTTGGCTATCTGTTGTCCTCGAAAGAACTGGGTTTACTCAGGGAGATCTTCGAGCTGCTCAGAGGCTTCCTGTCCCTAGCAAGGTTTTGAGTTCTGATACTAAG GATTTAGCCTATGCAGTAAGACGTGCGTACTCTGCTGTTCCAGCCATTTATGTTATAACAGTGGCCATTCGTAAAACGTCACCTCCACCCACACTTGAAAGTGTAATTAAAGGAGGACCTTCTGTG GTGCATGTGTACATCAAGAGGCATGCGACTAAAAAATGGCTTCAAACTGATGATGCTGTGGAAAAGTTGTGCAGAGAAATACTTGCAGCCAAG GATGCATCATTGGACGAACATATAACAGAGCACAGATTTGGTGATAAAGGATTGCAAGCTATTGGTCGGCCACCAAAGTGTTTCTTG GTTGTTATATCTTCAATTTTGTTGTGGGCTCTAAAGCTCAACTTTGTCTGCCGTTCTACACTGCTTGTATCGAGTGCTGCCTTCTTTACTGGCCGGATGCTTGCTCTGTTTGGACGTGGAGTGCTTTTGATGTTGCGGTGTTTGATGGGAGCAGTTATAGCAAACATTACTTGGTCAGATCACCTGAAGCCCATCTGTGAAGTGTTGATTGTGGAATTTTTTGAAACCCTTGATATTCTCCCTTATGATGTAGATTGGTGGTAA